The following nucleotide sequence is from Vitis vinifera cultivar Pinot Noir 40024 chromosome 14, ASM3070453v1.
AACTGGTTGTTCTAGTTGTACATAACAGCATGTTAATTAAAAAGTAGATTACTTTCAAATAACATCCCGAGCGGCAGCAGCCTTGTGGATTTCTAGATCTGCGTTGATGCCGCCGTACTAAGTGCCATAGCTGCTGCGGTAACCTGGACCATACCTTCTACTCCACAACCCAGCATGAAGAAGCACCAGATACAGTAACTGGCTCACTGTTGATACTATGATAAGGGCTTCCAATGTTTGCTGCAATTCACCACTTATTATTGTATTAGTCCTTCAAATATAAGCATATGCGTATGCACATGCAAATTAATTTTAGTCCTCTTACCAACCGCTTTCCTCTGTATCCTCCCAATATGATCTCCTTGCACACCAGACTGTATTCAGAAACCCAACCAAAGCCATCAGAAATCACTACCATCGTACCTATCATAAGCATTCAGATTCTCAATATTTGGGGTTAAATTCTATTCAATATTGATGTGAATACCCAGCGGCTAAGGCTGTAATGGCCCAGGAGATGATTGCTGAAGAAGCTGCAGCGGCCAAACTGTCACTTGTCCATGCTTTATAATGCAGGAACTCGGCCACCACACAACAGGCACCGGTGACCCCAGCTATCAAGGCAAATATCAGCATAAAGCTTGTTGATGGATTCCCACCTAGATCTGAAGGTACAAACATAGAGACAGCCACAAATAAGTAAACCCAACTTCCAGAAGGCTCATATGTGAGAGAGGTGGGCTCTTACGTGGGTGATTCTGTTCACCATCTATGTACTTATCAAGAGACCACCCGGCCAGTCCAAGTATGATGAGATACACAACAAAGTTGACTGCTAGTAGAGGACCCATCAGGCTTCTTCCACCCCTTCCAGTCGCCATCATCAAAGCCTCTAGCTCAGCTGAAGCTCATGAGAGAAAGAAGCATATGTGAGTCTCTGGAGTTGATAGAAGGGGGTCTGGTTACGTGGTGACTGGTTGAAAGCTTCAATATACAGGTGTTCGTTGAAGAAGAGAGACTGCTTTAGACGTGGAGGGTGCATGCGGAATCATCATACGTCGGACGCATCTCACTCTCTGTATACGTCTCAGATCAACTGACATAACCAACCCTCTCTCAGCTGCGTTACATAGTGATTTCAGAACTTTGGTTTATGTCGGAGACACTGGCAAAGTGTCCTCAGCGGACACGTTTGGACACGTGGAAACATGCATGCGTTCACATTTCCTGGATTTTCCTTTCCCACTCTGCAATTCAATCCTCGTCCTGAAATGGTAAAAATCAAGTAAACCAAACCCAAGTCCAGCATAAAGAACCCATTGACCTATAGGGGCATTGCTCTGCAGTGTTGGCTTCGCTTGTTCAATGGTTAATTTAAATTTGCAGAGTTGAATGTTGTTGGACTGGTAGAGTTCTTTCTTTCCTCAAAACTTGTTCATAGCTTGTATCAAACTCAACCACTAGAATTCAGGACCATGCAAATGAAAACAAGCAGCTGAATACATCAACAGTAAGGATGATCATAGACAAGGAACCAATCAGCCTGAATCCTAGCAATTACCTCCAAACCATATGAATTTCACTCGCTGTGGATTTACAGAGAACAATACCCAGTTTGATTTGATTGGTTTTAACTATTTGATTTTGATATTCTTTGGTTTTGTTTGCTAAAATGAAGTTGCAGTAATACTTTCAAAGAGGGTACAGGCAAAGTTCCTTGTACATTATTCTATAAATAGACACCTTATTTGCTTCCAACTCAGTGTTTCCTGCCTAAATGCTAGCTGCAAGAGCTCAAAAACACCAACTTCTTTCTTCCTGTAATCCTATCTCCTCTACTCAAAGCTACTGAACACCAGTGTGTTGAGGGGAGGTTCGATAAAGAAGAGCACGCAAATTAAGACAAGGACGAAGAGAGTAAATATAATGAGTGATTTGCAAGGATCAGCATATCGTCTAACAAGTGTGATTCCTTCTTTTTGGCCAGTTTTTGAGGAAGTGTGATTGAGTTGTATCGTTGGGCATGTGAAATATCCATATGCTATACCTGTAAAGGCCGCACCGAAATGTGTCCTGCAGCATTAAACACccagaagaaagaaaatagaattagGAATGATGGTCTTTACATTGTTAATAGAGCCTTTGAAACTCATGAGAAAATGTTAATATTCCATATTGTTTTCAGTCATCTTATTTAGTAGTCTGCCAATGCCTCTGGTTTACATGAAGGGCTTTAACCAtcaaatgttttgaaaatttgatttccaTGAGGTTTTTAGATGTCTCTTGTGATGATTCTGAAAACAGGAGAATTCTCAGTTGAAGGTAGCTAAAGAGTCCAGTAGCAGAAACTAACCAATCATCAATTGGACAGAAATGACTTAATATTGAGCTCAGAGCAGTAGCAATAATCGCCTTGTGATACATACTCTCCGAAACATCCTTTGCAATGACATCTTTATTCTGGATTTGATGGATGACCCAAGCCCCAATTATGGCAAACACTGGTCCCTGCACATCTTAAGAACTCATAAACAACGGAGAGTTCAGAAAGATCTTGTTCAAAGACTAAGAAAATAACTCATTGCTTATTTCTACATGCAGGAATGCGACATACTTGATGTATTACTCCCATTTTATGTAACAAAAACAGTAAGCAATCTTTTGATACTAGACAATTGTGCTTCCATATAAGATGTGGTCAATTTCTTCTTGAATTTGTAATACAAATGAGGTAAAACCACTAGCTCAATATTAATGAGGTGAACCTTATACAAAACCAGGAAGGTTCTAATCTACTTCCCTAAATCACTATATATAGCTGAGTTTTCGGGTTTCAAAAGTTAAGTATTATTCTCCAATTTATATACGGAAGCAGCTTGAAGGACACTCTACTGAATTGAGTAATCCCTTTTAAGAGGATCACACACTTCTCACAACAGACTACAAGTTGACCTTGGAGTTGTAGCTTTTGCAGTCAATTGTTCAGGCAGAAGTAAGGGTCAATTGagcaaatatatgaaaattcaGAAGCTGTGGGCTTATATAGAAGTGATGCGAGATTAAGCTCATCCCACAGCAGAGCAAAAAGCTCTTGATAGAAACATGTATACTGATGagatattcatatatttttttttttgataggcaaatagcaaaaaacatatataaaagacACCTAAGCAAAAGGCACAACAGCATACACACAGTGTATACATTTGACACCCACCAAAGGCACGCTTAAAAAGGAGAGAAACACAAAAACAATCTCCCTCTTCTTACTCTAAGCTAAGCCAATCAACAAAGTCAATCATTGACAAAGAATGATCACCTATGTACACTCTAATCTATTCCGAAAAAGTATTCATGAAACCAGGACTTGATTTTCTGATCAGGCCATTCAGAATTTTCAAAAGACCTATTTATTTCCTTCCACAATATAGCGCAAAGGGGCAGtcctctattttttatttatttttattttatgtttccccctttttttcccTATGAAAGATCTGTGCCAACTCAATAGATTTCCTCTTACAATGGAGTGCATCACCCAAGCCAATCAACTGAATagaaattcatatttttcttcttccattctTATGATATGTGCATGGATATCATATTAAAATGTGATGTATTTATGTATTGTCTGCATCCTAAAcctagtaaaaggaaaagaaagaaatataaagaaagagGAATGTTGCTTACTGTCCCACCGACAGTCAGGTCAGGTGTGTGAAGAAAGCTGGTCAAGTTGCCAGAGATTCCTCCAagtatatatatcaagaaaaatgtaaatgaaCCATATCCTCTGCAAACTTGAGGCCCAAATGTAAGAAGCACCCAACATCCAAGAGCTACATGAAAAATTCCAGAGTGCTACACataccaaatattttcattaggtatcattcaaaattttagaacccaagataaaattaatataaaggtGCTCAGAAATATCACAGAAGTTAAATAATGGGATTGTCAATTGCATGTGTGTGAATGAGTTACTTTTTGTTTCATGCGACATTTGACACTAGCCTATTCTATATCATGTGCCATACCATTCTTAGGATTTCTAGATATGGCATTGTGTCTTATTTCTGTAATAATGTTTAATCATGAATAGCTCAATATATCTTTCCAAAAACTACATTGTTAGAATCATTTCTAAAAGATTGATTTGTGTCTTTTAGTGACATTGTTCATATTAGGACTTGCCAGGTTCTCCCTAAATCAGTGATACATCtatcaaatttcatcaatttaACCAATTCAACAGGTTGAGAGGCACAATTCTTAAGTGATCACTTCAGAGACAAATGAGATAATACTGAAACAATAATAGAATGGAAACACGAACCCAATCATCAATCTTGTACCAGAAACATTGGTGTCACTAGCCTCCACCATTCTCCAACTAGGATCAAATCATTTATCTTTGCTCCGTACATTAATGGGAGAGACGAGAGTTCCAAGTCAGAGTTCCTAATTGGAGATGCTAGTTCAAATAGAACAACTGCAATGTTGATAGACACCAATATACTTCTGCATtcgaaagaaaaatacaatagaCATCAGAGACTGTTCAGTAACAACTATGGGTACCcaacaaacaaaattaaatgcaAGGTAACAAAATTCATGCCAACTCTAGCATAAGAGTTCATTAAGAAGGAAATATTGTTTACATCAAATAAAGATCAGAAGTTTCATCATATGGTTGTTGCTCTCGAGAATTCTTTGGACCACTGTCACCATCCTTGTTTCTTAACTCAGCATAGCTTTTCAGTTTTCCTTCATCCACTGGATTAACATCTTCAGTGATAGAGAATGGTTCAATGTCATGCTTGTCTTCATCAATTTTGTCACAAGGAGAAGATGGTAAGTAGTTTTCTGAGGTTGCATCtgtagggaagaaaaaatattagaagatCCATTTACTTTGCTGGGAGCAAATATTCAGAGACACAAGATGAAGGGGCATTTTCTTGTTgtaaaacaaagaacaaaaaataaattctatccAATGATGGGGATTATGTGTGCTTTGCATCTCAATTCATATAATGGGATATCAAATGAGAGTGGAAGGGTTCAAGGAGTCCGTCTGGTGTTCTCTTTATTTATCTTTCTTCTAGAAGGTATGCACCAAAGCCACTTGGCCCTCCTCAAATGGTTAAAAGGAGAGATGAGCTATCTAAGTGTGAATTGATGATTCATTCTTCTTTGTACTAAAGTGGTACATAGGCTTTTTGTCTTCTCTCAAGGCAGTGTGTAACCCTGACAGCCACCaaaaagggaatatatatatctGGGACAATGCAATGTTGTTACCTTTATTAATTTTGCCAAGATGATCTTCAAGAGATCTCAGCCCCTCTTTTGGTTTGAATTGACCACTTTGATCCATTAACTCTGTCTTTTTGTCGGAAGAATGTAAAGAAGACCCATCATCTTCATTGTGGAGCTTCCCAAAATACAAATCTAACAATCTCAGTTGCTTCTCATTGGTACTAGATTCTGATGCAGACCAAACTGTGCCCAAATTTTCTCTTTGTGAAGCATTTTCTGAAATGGATCTCAAACAGCTTTCTGTGTAAGACATCCTATGTAAGCCATGCAACTCAGTTCTGTGGCGAAACTGCAAAAGGCTTCTGTTATGAACCCTTGCCTTCAGCTTTATGGATATACCAGTAGAATCACTGCACATTGAAGAAAAGCACCCTGAACCCTCTTGAATGCCAATACAATCCCAGCCGAAGCCTTTCTCACTCTGTCTGATTATTTTTTGAATCGGATATGCTTGGTCTTTGTAGGACATTTTGTGGCATACTGGAACCACAGCCATGCTACTCTGAAAGAACAATAGAAATAAATCATACCATCAACTATCATACATACAAAAAAAGGAACTCTCAATCTATATATGTTCAAGAACTTAAACATCTTAAACACTTATATTATCCATGATAAGTTAACATTTTAAGTCCTCTAAGTGAAAACAATTGGAATGGAACTGCAACTATTTTGGACCAATGGCTCAATCCCAATGTGATAAAAATCTTCTCCAGCAACAATAACCATTCATCACTGCTAATAGATGTTTGGACGAGTCAAAGATGAATCTCATATCTGGACTTGTATAAGAGAACAAGTA
It contains:
- the LOC100242900 gene encoding membrane protein PM19L, producing MATGRGGRSLMGPLLAVNFVVYLIILGLAGWSLDKYIDGEQNHPHLGGNPSTSFMLIFALIAGVTGACCVVAEFLHYKAWTSDSLAAAASSAIISWAITALAAGLVCKEIILGGYRGKRLQTLEALIIVSTVSQLLYLVLLHAGLWSRRYGPGYRSSYGT
- the LOC100256693 gene encoding RHOMBOID-like protein 9, chloroplastic, giving the protein MAVVPVCHKMSYKDQAYPIQKIIRQSEKGFGWDCIGIQEGSGCFSSMCSDSTGISIKLKARVHNRSLLQFRHRTELHGLHRMSYTESCLRSISENASQRENLGTVWSASESSTNEKQLRLLDLYFGKLHNEDDGSSLHSSDKKTELMDQSGQFKPKEGLRSLEDHLGKINKDATSENYLPSSPCDKIDEDKHDIEPFSITEDVNPVDEGKLKSYAELRNKDGDSGPKNSREQQPYDETSDLYLISILVSINIAVVLFELASPIRNSDLELSSLPLMYGAKINDLILVGEWWRLVTPMFLHSGIFHVALGCWVLLTFGPQVCRGYGSFTFFLIYILGGISGNLTSFLHTPDLTVGGTGPVFAIIGAWVIHQIQNKDVIAKDVSESMYHKAIIATALSSILSHFCPIDDWTHFGAAFTGIAYGYFTCPTIQLNHTSSKTGQKEGITLVRRYADPCKSLIIFTLFVLVLICVLFFIEPPLNTLVFSSFE